Proteins found in one Salvia splendens isolate huo1 chromosome 10, SspV2, whole genome shotgun sequence genomic segment:
- the LOC121753263 gene encoding protein tesmin/TSO1-like CXC 5 isoform X1: MEQREGAGEAAPMMRQLDFAANFTAAAANANVKGNSQPKWLEEANSQHASAVLGPQSAPRQLARTKFPPRKMVMPPKSPHRELPQMAEQPQSPPVAPVHAPKLALQPLLKMESPKSREHNPEQNGGTPKKQKQCRCKNSRCLKLYCECFANGVYCDGCNCVNCYNTKEKEADRKEAIGAVLERKPDAFYGAEQSRGCNCKRTGCLKKYCECFQANIPCSDKCKCVDCKNFEGCEERKARLYHHSADSVAFIQQANAAINGAIGPPSKKKVAFDETSRGKITKWLPESHQEPCFSPGTSYLPSFVQPSKPDPTNLGFSKSLYRSPLSGILRLQHVNDFCKHLVEVSTEAAKTLPEERKMINGGIDVNRAATLCGHYEDSNDHQNQQNAVEFPENTGNRDRASLRESDGYDIQNGRPLSPGTLALMCDERDAAFMADNAPSTVAESDTRTNSESASALGPDQLYVEQERLVLTKLRCFLNGLITCGSIEETRKKPEVP; this comes from the exons ATGGAGCAGAGAGAAGGAGCGGGAGAAGCAGCGCCGATGATGAGGCAGCTTGATTTCGCGGCTAATTTCACGGCTGCCGCGGCGAATGCTAATGTCAAGGGGAATTCGCAGCCAAAGTGGCTGGAGGAGGCGAATTCGCAGCACGCCAGTGCAGTTTTAGGGCCTCAGTCGGCGCCGCGCCAGTTGGCGCGAACGAAATTTCCGCCGCGAAAGATGGTGATGCCTCCAAAGTCGCCGCATCGAGAATTGCCTCAAATGGCGGAGCAACCACAATCGCCTCCAGTAGCGCCGGTGCATGCGCCTAAGCTTGCATTGCAGCCATTGCT GAAAATGGAGTCCCCAAAATCACGAGAACACAATCCTGAACAGAATGGTGGCACTCCGAAGAAGCAGAAGCAATGCAGGTGTAAGAATTCAAGATGCTTGAAGTT GTATTGTGAATGCTTTGCTAATGGAGTATACTGTGATGGATGTAACTGCGTCAATTGTTACAATACAAAAGAGAAAGAGGCTGATCGGAAGGAAGCAATTGGTGCAGTTTTGGAGAGAAAACCCGATGCCTTTTATGGG GCAGAGCAGAGTAGGGGATGCAATTGTAAAAGAACTGGTTGTCTCAAGAAGTATTGCGAGTGCTTCCAGGCAAATATTCCTTGTTCCGACAAATGTAAATGCGTAGACTGCAAAAACTTTGAAGGATGTGAAGAGAGGAAAGCTCGTCTATATCACCATTCAGCAGATTCAGTGGCATTTATCCAGCAAGCCAACGCAGCTATAAATGGAGCTATTGGACCTCCAAGCAAGAAGAAAGTTGCATTTGATGAGACATCTAGGGGAAAAATTACTAAATGGCTTCCAGAATCTCACCAG GAACCTTGCTTCTCACCTGGAACCTCATATTTGCCATCATTTGTTCAGCCGTCTAAACCAGACCCTACTAATTTAGGATTTTCTAAATCCTTGTACAG GTCTCCTCTAAGTGGCATCCTCCGATTACAACATGTCAATGACTTCTGCAAACATTTGGTTGAAGTTTCAACAGAAGCAGCCAAGACTCTTCCAG AAGAACGAAAAATGATCAATGGTGGCATTGATGTGAATAGGGCTGCAACTTTGTGTGGGCACTATGAAGACAGTAATGAtcatcaaaaccaacagaatGCTGTGGAGTTTCCAGAAAACACAGGAAATAGGGATAGAGCTTCGCTGCGTGAAAGTGATGGCTATGATATTCAAAATGGGAGACCGTTGTCTCCAGGAACACTTGCATTAATGTGTGACGAACGAGATGCAGCATTTATGGCGGATAATGCTCCATCTACAGTCGCAGAATCTGATACAAGGACCAACTCAGAATCAGCATCTGCACTTGGCCCCGACCAGTTATATGTTGAACAAGAAAGGCTTGTTCTAACCAAGCTTCGCTGTTTTCTCAATGGACTCATCACCTGTGGCTCCATAGAAG AAACGAGAAAAAAGCCGGAAGTCCCCTAG
- the LOC121753263 gene encoding protein tesmin/TSO1-like CXC 6 isoform X2: protein MEQREGAGEAAPMMRQLDFAANFTAAAANANVKGNSQPKWLEEANSQHASAVLGPQSAPRQLARTKFPPRKMVMPPKSPHRELPQMAEQPQSPPVAPVHAPKLALQPLLKMESPKSREHNPEQNGGTPKKQKQCRCKNSRCLKLYCECFANGVYCDGCNCVNCYNTKEKEADRKEAIGAVLERKPDAFYGAEQSRGCNCKRTGCLKKYCECFQANIPCSDKCKCVDCKNFEGCEERKARLYHHSADSVAFIQQANAAINGAIGPPSKKKVAFDETSRGKITKWLPESHQEPCFSPGTSYLPSFVQPSKPDPTNLGFSKSLYRSPLSGILRLQHVNDFCKHLVEVSTEAAKTLPERKMINGGIDVNRAATLCGHYEDSNDHQNQQNAVEFPENTGNRDRASLRESDGYDIQNGRPLSPGTLALMCDERDAAFMADNAPSTVAESDTRTNSESASALGPDQLYVEQERLVLTKLRCFLNGLITCGSIEETRKKPEVP from the exons ATGGAGCAGAGAGAAGGAGCGGGAGAAGCAGCGCCGATGATGAGGCAGCTTGATTTCGCGGCTAATTTCACGGCTGCCGCGGCGAATGCTAATGTCAAGGGGAATTCGCAGCCAAAGTGGCTGGAGGAGGCGAATTCGCAGCACGCCAGTGCAGTTTTAGGGCCTCAGTCGGCGCCGCGCCAGTTGGCGCGAACGAAATTTCCGCCGCGAAAGATGGTGATGCCTCCAAAGTCGCCGCATCGAGAATTGCCTCAAATGGCGGAGCAACCACAATCGCCTCCAGTAGCGCCGGTGCATGCGCCTAAGCTTGCATTGCAGCCATTGCT GAAAATGGAGTCCCCAAAATCACGAGAACACAATCCTGAACAGAATGGTGGCACTCCGAAGAAGCAGAAGCAATGCAGGTGTAAGAATTCAAGATGCTTGAAGTT GTATTGTGAATGCTTTGCTAATGGAGTATACTGTGATGGATGTAACTGCGTCAATTGTTACAATACAAAAGAGAAAGAGGCTGATCGGAAGGAAGCAATTGGTGCAGTTTTGGAGAGAAAACCCGATGCCTTTTATGGG GCAGAGCAGAGTAGGGGATGCAATTGTAAAAGAACTGGTTGTCTCAAGAAGTATTGCGAGTGCTTCCAGGCAAATATTCCTTGTTCCGACAAATGTAAATGCGTAGACTGCAAAAACTTTGAAGGATGTGAAGAGAGGAAAGCTCGTCTATATCACCATTCAGCAGATTCAGTGGCATTTATCCAGCAAGCCAACGCAGCTATAAATGGAGCTATTGGACCTCCAAGCAAGAAGAAAGTTGCATTTGATGAGACATCTAGGGGAAAAATTACTAAATGGCTTCCAGAATCTCACCAG GAACCTTGCTTCTCACCTGGAACCTCATATTTGCCATCATTTGTTCAGCCGTCTAAACCAGACCCTACTAATTTAGGATTTTCTAAATCCTTGTACAG GTCTCCTCTAAGTGGCATCCTCCGATTACAACATGTCAATGACTTCTGCAAACATTTGGTTGAAGTTTCAACAGAAGCAGCCAAGACTCTTCCAG AACGAAAAATGATCAATGGTGGCATTGATGTGAATAGGGCTGCAACTTTGTGTGGGCACTATGAAGACAGTAATGAtcatcaaaaccaacagaatGCTGTGGAGTTTCCAGAAAACACAGGAAATAGGGATAGAGCTTCGCTGCGTGAAAGTGATGGCTATGATATTCAAAATGGGAGACCGTTGTCTCCAGGAACACTTGCATTAATGTGTGACGAACGAGATGCAGCATTTATGGCGGATAATGCTCCATCTACAGTCGCAGAATCTGATACAAGGACCAACTCAGAATCAGCATCTGCACTTGGCCCCGACCAGTTATATGTTGAACAAGAAAGGCTTGTTCTAACCAAGCTTCGCTGTTTTCTCAATGGACTCATCACCTGTGGCTCCATAGAAG AAACGAGAAAAAAGCCGGAAGTCCCCTAG
- the LOC121753263 gene encoding protein tesmin/TSO1-like CXC 6 isoform X3 codes for MEQREGAGEAAPMMRQLDFAANFTAAAANANVKGNSQPKWLEEANSQHASAVLGPQSAPRQLARTKFPPRKMVMPPKSPHRELPQMAEQPQSPPVAPVHAPKLALQPLLKMESPKSREHNPEQNGGTPKKQKQCRCKNSRCLKLYCECFANGVYCDGCNCVNCYNTKEKEADRKEAIGAVLERKPDAFYGAEQSRGCNCKRTGCLKKYCECFQANIPCSDKCKCVDCKNFEGCEERKARLYHHSADSVAFIQQANAAINGAIGPPSKKKVAFDETSRGKITKWLPESHQEPCFSPGTSYLPSFVQPSKPDPTNLGFSKSLYRSPLSGILRLQHVNDFCKHLVEVSTEAAKTLPGLQLCVGTMKTVMIIKTNRMLWSFQKTQEIGIELRCVKVMAMIFKMGDRCLQEHLH; via the exons ATGGAGCAGAGAGAAGGAGCGGGAGAAGCAGCGCCGATGATGAGGCAGCTTGATTTCGCGGCTAATTTCACGGCTGCCGCGGCGAATGCTAATGTCAAGGGGAATTCGCAGCCAAAGTGGCTGGAGGAGGCGAATTCGCAGCACGCCAGTGCAGTTTTAGGGCCTCAGTCGGCGCCGCGCCAGTTGGCGCGAACGAAATTTCCGCCGCGAAAGATGGTGATGCCTCCAAAGTCGCCGCATCGAGAATTGCCTCAAATGGCGGAGCAACCACAATCGCCTCCAGTAGCGCCGGTGCATGCGCCTAAGCTTGCATTGCAGCCATTGCT GAAAATGGAGTCCCCAAAATCACGAGAACACAATCCTGAACAGAATGGTGGCACTCCGAAGAAGCAGAAGCAATGCAGGTGTAAGAATTCAAGATGCTTGAAGTT GTATTGTGAATGCTTTGCTAATGGAGTATACTGTGATGGATGTAACTGCGTCAATTGTTACAATACAAAAGAGAAAGAGGCTGATCGGAAGGAAGCAATTGGTGCAGTTTTGGAGAGAAAACCCGATGCCTTTTATGGG GCAGAGCAGAGTAGGGGATGCAATTGTAAAAGAACTGGTTGTCTCAAGAAGTATTGCGAGTGCTTCCAGGCAAATATTCCTTGTTCCGACAAATGTAAATGCGTAGACTGCAAAAACTTTGAAGGATGTGAAGAGAGGAAAGCTCGTCTATATCACCATTCAGCAGATTCAGTGGCATTTATCCAGCAAGCCAACGCAGCTATAAATGGAGCTATTGGACCTCCAAGCAAGAAGAAAGTTGCATTTGATGAGACATCTAGGGGAAAAATTACTAAATGGCTTCCAGAATCTCACCAG GAACCTTGCTTCTCACCTGGAACCTCATATTTGCCATCATTTGTTCAGCCGTCTAAACCAGACCCTACTAATTTAGGATTTTCTAAATCCTTGTACAG GTCTCCTCTAAGTGGCATCCTCCGATTACAACATGTCAATGACTTCTGCAAACATTTGGTTGAAGTTTCAACAGAAGCAGCCAAGACTCTTCCAG GGCTGCAACTTTGTGTGGGCACTATGAAGACAGTAATGAtcatcaaaaccaacagaatGCTGTGGAGTTTCCAGAAAACACAGGAAATAGGGATAGAGCTTCGCTGCGTGAAAGTGATGGCTATGATATTCAAAATGGGAGACCGTTGTCTCCAGGAACACTTGCATTAA